The following are encoded in a window of Staphylococcus piscifermentans genomic DNA:
- the hisA gene encoding 1-(5-phosphoribosyl)-5-((5-phosphoribosylamino)methylideneamino)imidazole-4-carboxamide isomerase, with amino-acid sequence MIEIWPAIDLIDSTSVRLTEGDYTSKEAMTRTAEEAVSFYSQFECVTRIHVIDLIAAKQQTPMETDYVEQLVGLTDLPFEVGGGIRSLETIETYFSKGVQYIIVGTKGIQDVEWLKAAAEHYPGRIYISVDAFVDEIKVNGWLENTGINLFDFVAKINHLPLGGIIYTDISKDGKLQGPNFELTAQLVNSTPLPVIASGGIRNQADLTQLEQAGVQAAIVGKAANTESFWEGLT; translated from the coding sequence ATGATTGAAATTTGGCCAGCAATCGACCTTATTGATTCAACCAGTGTCAGATTAACTGAAGGCGATTATACCTCGAAAGAAGCAATGACCAGAACAGCTGAAGAAGCAGTGTCCTTTTACAGCCAGTTTGAATGTGTGACTCGTATTCATGTCATCGATTTAATTGCCGCCAAGCAACAAACACCGATGGAGACAGACTATGTTGAACAATTAGTCGGGTTAACCGACTTACCCTTCGAAGTCGGTGGAGGCATTCGTTCGCTGGAAACAATTGAAACTTATTTCAGCAAAGGTGTGCAATACATCATTGTAGGTACGAAAGGCATTCAAGATGTGGAATGGTTAAAAGCTGCTGCAGAGCACTATCCAGGACGTATTTACATTTCTGTAGATGCATTCGTAGATGAAATTAAAGTAAACGGCTGGTTAGAAAATACTGGAATTAATTTATTTGATTTTGTTGCAAAGATTAACCACCTTCCTCTCGGCGGCATTATTTATACCGATATTTCGAAAGATGGCAAGTTGCAAGGTCCTAACTTTGAATTGACTGCTCAATTAGTAAATTCGACTCCTCTGCCTGTGATTGCTTCAGGGGGGATCCGAAACCAAGCAGACTTAACTCAATTAGAACAAGCTGGTGTACAAGCAGCTATTGTCGGCAAAGCTGCTAATACTGAAAGCTTTTGGGAGGGATTAACGTGA
- the hisF gene encoding imidazole glycerol phosphate synthase subunit HisF: MIKKRIIPCLDVKDGRVVKGVQFKGLRDIGDPMELAAYYNAELADELVFLDISRTENGHQMMLDIIEETASKLFIPLTIGGGISSTADISILLKHGADKVSLNSSALRQPSLIKEASDKFGSQCICIAVDAKWEDARNDWFCYTHGGKQPTDIRVLDWVRQVEALGAGELLVTSMDYDGVKQGFDHQLLKKINEAVNLPVIASGGGGNAQHFADLFQETDVSAGLAASIFHDKETTIGAVKTYLQEKGVQVRWL, from the coding sequence GTGATTAAGAAACGCATTATTCCTTGTCTCGATGTAAAAGACGGTCGTGTCGTGAAGGGCGTACAATTTAAAGGCCTACGCGATATCGGTGATCCTATGGAATTAGCAGCCTATTATAATGCAGAATTAGCAGATGAGTTAGTGTTTCTCGATATTTCCCGAACTGAGAACGGTCACCAAATGATGCTGGATATCATTGAAGAAACCGCTTCGAAATTATTTATTCCCTTGACTATCGGTGGCGGCATCAGTTCTACAGCCGATATTTCAATATTACTAAAGCACGGTGCAGATAAAGTTTCGCTAAATTCCAGTGCTTTACGTCAACCTTCCCTGATTAAAGAAGCAAGCGATAAATTCGGTTCCCAGTGCATTTGTATCGCTGTAGATGCTAAATGGGAAGATGCTCGTAATGATTGGTTTTGTTATACACATGGCGGCAAACAACCCACGGATATTCGAGTCCTAGATTGGGTGCGACAAGTAGAAGCTTTAGGTGCTGGGGAATTGTTGGTAACCAGTATGGATTATGATGGTGTGAAACAAGGATTCGATCATCAGTTGTTGAAAAAGATAAATGAAGCGGTTAATCTCCCAGTCATTGCTTCAGGTGGCGGAGGCAATGCTCAGCATTTTGCAGATCTTTTTCAAGAAACAGACGTCTCTGCGGGGTTAGCTGCCAGTATTTTTCATGATAAAGAAACTACTATTGGTGCCGTTAAAACTTATTTACAAGAAAAAGGAGTGCAGGTCAGATGGCTGTAA
- the hisIE gene encoding bifunctional phosphoribosyl-AMP cyclohydrolase/phosphoribosyl-ATP diphosphatase HisIE, with the protein MAVKPDFSKGLVPAILQDNQTQQVLMLGYMNEEAYELTLRDKVCWFYSRSKARLWKKGESSKHYQYVEDIRLDCDQDTLLIKVTPAGPTCHTGSTSCFNTEIPFFVDSLEEIVAARAQSDDEKSYTHYLLTSGIEKITKKFGEEAFEVVIAAMKADHKELTNETADVLYHLFVLLHACDVPIADVKKVLQARHQKSGNFKGERQDVQDW; encoded by the coding sequence ATGGCTGTAAAACCAGATTTTTCTAAAGGATTAGTTCCAGCAATCTTACAAGATAATCAAACACAACAAGTCTTAATGCTCGGATATATGAACGAAGAAGCTTATGAGCTTACCTTGCGCGATAAAGTATGCTGGTTTTATTCACGCAGTAAAGCCCGTTTATGGAAAAAAGGTGAAAGCTCTAAACATTACCAATATGTTGAAGATATACGCTTAGACTGCGACCAAGATACCTTGCTAATTAAGGTCACACCAGCAGGTCCTACTTGCCATACCGGGTCTACAAGTTGCTTTAATACCGAAATTCCGTTCTTTGTGGATAGTCTGGAAGAAATTGTGGCTGCACGTGCGCAAAGTGACGATGAAAAATCCTATACTCATTATCTACTGACTTCAGGTATTGAAAAAATAACTAAAAAATTCGGCGAAGAAGCTTTCGAAGTCGTCATCGCAGCGATGAAAGCAGACCATAAAGAATTGACCAATGAAACGGCAGATGTCTTATATCATTTATTTGTATTATTACATGCCTGCGACGTTCCTATTGCAGATGTCAAAAAAGTACTGCAAGCCAGACACCAGAAGAGCGGCAACTTTAAAGGCGAAAGACAAGATGTGCAAGATTGGTAA
- a CDS encoding TrkH family potassium uptake protein — protein sequence MSIFNQLFKRTSPQQGIVMYYLFAIVAAFLMLNLPYVHKPGVHVNPIDTLFVAVSGISVTGLTPISIVDTYTTFGQIIILIILNIGGVGVMAMGTVLWVILGKHIGLRERQLIMLDNNRNTMSGAVKLIIEIVRAILLIELVGALLLAFYFYRDSSDIQYSLMQGFFVAISSTTNAGLDITGNSLIPYADDYFVQTIVMFLITLGSIGFPVLLEVKAYIKNRIPNFRFSLFAKITTITYLALFALGTIVILLLEANHAFQGSSWHKALFYAMFQSTTTRSAGLETIDITHFSDATNIVMGLLMFIGSSPSSVGGGIRTTTFAILILFILNFRNETNSTTIKVFNREIQPSDIQKTFTVFGVATILTSVAIILTSAFEGTKLTFLQVFFEIMSAFGTCGLSLGASSDGNDLTKVILMLLMFIGRVGLISFIIMIGGRKEPVMYHYPKEKIQIG from the coding sequence TTGTCCATTTTTAATCAATTATTTAAAAGAACCAGCCCTCAACAAGGTATAGTAATGTATTACCTGTTTGCTATCGTTGCAGCTTTTTTAATGTTGAACTTGCCTTACGTGCACAAACCTGGCGTGCATGTGAATCCTATTGATACACTTTTTGTGGCAGTTTCAGGTATTAGCGTAACAGGGCTGACACCTATCTCGATTGTCGATACTTATACGACATTTGGACAGATTATCATATTGATTATCTTAAATATCGGCGGCGTTGGTGTCATGGCAATGGGTACAGTTTTATGGGTGATTCTCGGTAAACATATCGGCTTGCGTGAAAGACAACTGATCATGTTAGATAATAACCGCAACACGATGAGCGGTGCAGTTAAACTGATTATTGAAATTGTACGAGCTATTCTGCTGATTGAATTGGTCGGCGCACTCTTGCTAGCATTTTATTTTTACAGAGATTCCTCTGACATTCAATATTCATTGATGCAGGGATTCTTTGTAGCGATTTCATCAACGACGAATGCAGGTTTAGATATTACCGGCAATTCTCTCATTCCATATGCTGATGATTACTTTGTACAAACTATCGTCATGTTCTTAATCACTTTAGGATCAATTGGGTTTCCAGTGTTGCTTGAAGTCAAAGCTTATATTAAAAATAGAATTCCAAACTTCCGTTTTTCACTCTTCGCTAAGATTACAACGATTACTTATTTAGCCTTGTTTGCACTGGGCACGATTGTAATCTTGTTATTAGAAGCGAACCATGCCTTTCAAGGTTCAAGTTGGCACAAAGCATTGTTTTATGCGATGTTCCAGTCCACTACGACGAGAAGTGCAGGCTTAGAAACCATCGATATTACGCATTTTTCAGATGCAACCAATATTGTGATGGGCTTACTGATGTTTATTGGTTCTTCACCAAGCTCTGTAGGCGGCGGTATTCGTACAACGACCTTTGCGATTCTAATTTTATTTATACTTAATTTCAGAAATGAAACGAACAGCACAACTATAAAGGTGTTTAATCGTGAAATCCAACCTTCAGATATTCAAAAGACCTTTACAGTCTTTGGGGTGGCTACGATACTAACGTCTGTAGCAATCATTCTCACTTCAGCTTTTGAAGGGACTAAATTAACCTTCTTGCAAGTGTTCTTTGAAATCATGTCTGCCTTTGGTACATGCGGACTTTCTCTCGGTGCCTCGAGTGACGGTAATGATTTAACCAAAGTCATCTTGATGTTGCTGATGTTTATCGGTCGTGTCGGCCTCATATCCTTTATCATTATGATTGGTGGTCGAAAAGAACCCGTGATGTACCACTATCCTAAAGAGAAGATACAAATTGGATAA
- a CDS encoding S1C family serine protease, producing MADDKHSNEEKKHKDGKQVIPKRHYKRKRRAFFHNEEREKRVQKEREAKEREKEREAKLAKNNEERVKDNLRKARIEKLTQEEIQHQQQKAHENQEGDVSSETLHSVPSENKKDKSEFDTANQPKQRDEDKKEAAVGGVAGIQSEKASKKEEDNSMEKDNKDREKSKSDTKEKEDVTEKPSHQNAKQDTPSTHSPDTHNNSAVSEFLRRNWAKIAVVIGAIILVLLLFAIFHNLHNRDDNSSGQISSFNGGDKKQTAMMKAAKETTHSVVTVENKDSNKSSVEKEAPKSDGEIGSGVVYKKVGDSIFILTNAHVVGDKANQNILYDDKKKTNGKVIGKDKYSDIAVVKAKVDKDSKVKPIAIGDSNQLQLAEPIITVGNPLGADFKGSVSSGIISGLNRNVPVDIDKDGNYDNLTKAFQIDAPVNPGNSGGAVVDQNGKLVGIVSLKIDMQAVEGMAFAIPVNHALDLAKQLEKHGHINYPNTGVQVSNVSDLNDGERHQMKLPESVEQGAVVRAVKDHSIAEKAGLKSDDVIVELGGTKIEDSLRYRQVIFEHKDDKKSLSAKIYRNGKLKDIEIKLK from the coding sequence ATGGCAGATGACAAACATTCGAATGAAGAGAAAAAGCATAAGGATGGAAAACAAGTCATACCGAAACGTCATTATAAACGTAAGCGTCGTGCTTTCTTCCATAACGAAGAACGCGAAAAACGTGTACAGAAAGAACGAGAAGCTAAAGAACGAGAGAAAGAACGAGAAGCGAAACTTGCTAAGAACAACGAGGAACGTGTAAAGGACAATTTACGCAAAGCAAGAATTGAAAAGTTGACTCAAGAAGAAATTCAGCATCAACAACAAAAAGCACATGAAAATCAAGAAGGCGATGTATCTTCTGAAACATTACATAGTGTGCCGAGTGAAAACAAAAAAGATAAGTCAGAATTTGATACGGCAAATCAACCGAAGCAGCGTGATGAAGATAAGAAAGAAGCGGCAGTAGGTGGAGTGGCAGGCATACAATCTGAAAAAGCTTCTAAGAAAGAAGAAGACAATTCTATGGAAAAAGATAACAAAGATAGAGAAAAATCTAAATCCGATACAAAAGAAAAAGAAGACGTTACAGAAAAGCCAAGTCATCAAAATGCTAAACAAGATACACCTTCAACACATTCACCAGATACGCATAATAATTCGGCTGTCTCAGAATTTTTACGTCGTAATTGGGCAAAAATTGCGGTGGTTATAGGCGCAATTATTTTAGTGTTATTATTGTTCGCTATTTTTCATAACTTACACAATAGAGATGATAACTCTTCAGGACAAATTTCATCCTTTAATGGCGGAGACAAGAAACAAACTGCCATGATGAAAGCTGCTAAAGAAACCACACACTCAGTAGTGACGGTTGAAAATAAAGACAGTAATAAAAGTTCGGTAGAAAAAGAAGCACCCAAATCTGACGGAGAAATCGGCTCAGGTGTCGTCTACAAAAAAGTAGGCGACTCTATTTTTATATTGACAAATGCCCATGTAGTAGGCGACAAAGCGAATCAAAATATTTTATATGATGATAAAAAAAAAACAAACGGTAAAGTTATCGGTAAAGATAAATATTCCGATATTGCAGTCGTAAAAGCTAAAGTTGATAAGGATAGCAAAGTTAAACCGATTGCCATAGGTGATTCTAACCAACTTCAATTAGCTGAACCGATAATTACTGTAGGTAACCCCTTAGGCGCTGATTTTAAAGGCAGTGTGTCCAGCGGCATCATTTCCGGATTGAATAGAAATGTACCGGTTGATATAGACAAAGATGGCAATTACGATAATCTGACGAAAGCATTTCAAATTGATGCACCAGTCAATCCAGGTAATTCTGGCGGAGCTGTGGTAGATCAGAACGGTAAATTAGTTGGAATTGTTTCATTGAAAATTGATATGCAAGCAGTTGAAGGCATGGCCTTTGCAATTCCAGTCAATCATGCACTTGATTTAGCAAAACAACTAGAGAAACACGGTCACATTAATTATCCGAATACAGGTGTGCAAGTTTCTAATGTAAGTGATTTAAATGATGGAGAACGTCATCAAATGAAATTACCAGAAAGTGTAGAACAAGGCGCAGTAGTGCGCGCAGTAAAAGATCATTCTATTGCTGAAAAAGCTGGTTTGAAATCAGACGATGTTATAGTAGAATTAGGTGGTACAAAAATTGAAGATAGTTTGCGATATAGACAAGTCATTTTTGAACATAAAGATGATAAAAAATCCTTATCGGCAAAAATCTATAGAAATGGTAAACTTAAAGATATTGAGATTAAATTGAAGTAA
- a CDS encoding TerC family protein — MDPSLILPYLWVLLVLVFLEGLLAADNAVVMAVMVRHLPPEQRKKALFYGLLGAFVFRFASLFLISYLVNFWFIQAAGAFYLLYMSARNLYQFFKADQHGPESPEAGDDHHFDQHGNEKKVGPKAFWGTVAKVEFADIAFAIDSMLAAMAIAFTLKPVGIHFGGMDLGQFLVMFAGGMIGVILMRFAATWFVELLNKYPGLEGAAFAIVGWVGIKLVVLVLAHPQVQLIPENFPHTILWQCIFWGVMIGLVIIGWLTSLRHNKKAAQHKDK, encoded by the coding sequence ATGGATCCGAGTTTAATTTTACCTTATTTGTGGGTACTGCTCGTATTAGTATTTTTAGAAGGCTTGTTAGCAGCAGATAACGCTGTAGTAATGGCTGTTATGGTCAGACATTTACCCCCTGAACAGAGAAAGAAAGCCTTGTTCTACGGCTTGCTAGGTGCATTTGTATTTCGTTTTGCTTCATTATTCTTAATCAGTTACTTAGTAAACTTCTGGTTTATTCAAGCAGCCGGCGCTTTTTATTTACTTTATATGTCAGCGCGGAATTTATATCAATTCTTCAAAGCCGACCAGCATGGACCTGAAAGTCCAGAAGCTGGGGATGATCACCACTTTGATCAACATGGCAATGAAAAGAAAGTGGGCCCGAAAGCGTTTTGGGGTACGGTAGCTAAAGTTGAATTCGCAGATATTGCCTTTGCGATAGATTCAATGTTAGCAGCCATGGCAATTGCATTCACATTAAAACCAGTAGGCATCCACTTCGGCGGTATGGACTTAGGACAGTTCTTAGTCATGTTTGCAGGTGGTATGATTGGTGTTATCTTAATGCGTTTCGCGGCAACTTGGTTTGTAGAATTATTGAATAAATATCCAGGCTTAGAAGGTGCAGCATTTGCAATCGTAGGCTGGGTAGGTATTAAATTAGTAGTATTAGTACTTGCACACCCACAAGTACAACTGATTCCAGAAAACTTCCCGCATACCATTTTATGGCAATGTATCTTCTGGGGCGTCATGATCGGCCTTGTAATAATTGGTTGGTTGACATCACTCCGTCATAATAAAAAAGCAGCGCAACATAAAGATAAATAA
- a CDS encoding peptide chain release factor 3, which translates to MSIKDEIESRKTFAIISHPDAGKTTLTEKLLLFGGAIREAGTVKGKKSGKFATSDWMKVEQERGISVTSSVMQFDYDDYNINILDTPGHEDFSEDTYRTLMAVDSAVMVIDCAKGIEPQTLKLFKVCKMRGIPIFTFINKLDRVGKEPFELLDEIEETLNIKTYPMNWPVGMGQNFFGIIDREHRTIEPFRDEEHLLHLNEDYELEEEHEITKDSTFEQAIDEFMLVEEAGEEFDNDMLLAGELTPVFFGSALANFGVQSFLNAYVDHAPMPNGRVTKEAEEVSPFAPDFSGFIFKIQANMDPKHRDRIAFMRIVSGAFERGMDVKLQRTNKKQKITRSTSFMADDKETVNHAVAGDIIGLYDTGNYQIGDTLVGGNQKFSFEDLPQFTPELFMKVSAKNVMKQKHFHKGIEQLVQEGAIQYYKTLHTNQIILGAVGQLQFEVFEHRMKNEYNVDVIMEPVGRKIARWVENEEDIQDKMSTSRSILVQDRYEQKVFLFENEFATRWFEEKFPEIKLYSLL; encoded by the coding sequence ATGAGTATTAAGGATGAAATTGAATCCCGAAAAACCTTTGCGATTATTTCTCACCCCGATGCCGGTAAAACGACATTGACTGAGAAACTCTTGTTATTCGGCGGCGCCATTCGTGAAGCCGGGACAGTAAAAGGGAAAAAATCCGGGAAATTTGCAACCAGTGACTGGATGAAAGTTGAACAAGAACGTGGTATTTCTGTAACCAGTTCAGTAATGCAATTTGATTATGATGATTACAATATTAATATTTTAGATACACCAGGGCATGAGGACTTCTCTGAAGATACGTATCGTACTTTAATGGCGGTCGATAGTGCTGTAATGGTAATCGACTGCGCTAAAGGGATTGAACCACAAACTTTGAAACTGTTCAAAGTTTGTAAAATGCGCGGAATCCCGATTTTTACATTTATTAACAAATTGGATCGTGTCGGAAAAGAACCCTTTGAATTATTAGATGAAATTGAAGAGACGTTGAATATCAAAACTTATCCGATGAATTGGCCAGTCGGAATGGGTCAAAACTTCTTCGGAATTATTGATCGTGAACATCGTACTATCGAGCCATTCAGAGATGAAGAACATCTCTTACATTTAAATGAAGATTATGAACTAGAAGAAGAACACGAAATTACTAAAGATAGCACCTTTGAACAAGCTATCGATGAATTTATGTTAGTGGAAGAAGCTGGAGAAGAATTTGATAATGATATGTTATTAGCAGGAGAATTAACACCAGTATTCTTCGGTTCAGCCTTAGCTAATTTCGGTGTACAAAGTTTCTTGAATGCTTATGTTGATCATGCACCGATGCCGAATGGCCGTGTGACGAAAGAAGCGGAAGAAGTCAGCCCGTTTGCACCAGATTTCTCAGGATTTATTTTTAAAATCCAAGCTAATATGGACCCTAAACACCGTGACCGTATTGCCTTCATGCGTATTGTCAGCGGTGCGTTCGAACGTGGCATGGATGTGAAATTGCAGCGTACTAATAAGAAACAAAAGATTACCCGTTCTACATCCTTCATGGCCGACGACAAAGAAACCGTCAACCATGCAGTGGCTGGAGACATCATCGGTTTATATGACACTGGAAACTATCAAATCGGCGATACCTTAGTCGGGGGCAATCAAAAGTTCAGCTTTGAAGATTTACCGCAGTTTACGCCGGAACTCTTTATGAAAGTATCAGCTAAAAACGTTATGAAACAAAAACACTTCCATAAAGGTATTGAACAACTCGTTCAAGAAGGCGCGATTCAATATTACAAAACTTTGCATACGAACCAAATTATCTTAGGTGCAGTTGGACAATTGCAATTTGAGGTATTCGAACATCGTATGAAGAATGAATATAATGTTGACGTGATAATGGAACCAGTGGGACGTAAAATTGCACGTTGGGTAGAAAATGAAGAAGATATTCAAGATAAAATGAGTACATCACGCTCTATTTTAGTGCAAGATCGTTATGAGCAAAAAGTATTTTTATTTGAAAATGAATTTGCGACACGCTGGTTTGAAGAAAAATTCCCAGAAATTAAACTTTATAGTTTATTGTAA
- a CDS encoding YueH family protein has protein sequence MGLLKIRTLQQLEGAKVYIHEIDKHSMVAIPDLNWSAELDMKETPEDVEDNLIMYLFNIMDEDEAERLAQTLTLMIFEKETNNEY, from the coding sequence GTGGGCCTTCTGAAGATTAGAACACTTCAACAATTAGAAGGTGCCAAGGTTTATATCCACGAAATTGACAAGCATAGTATGGTAGCAATACCAGACCTGAATTGGTCCGCTGAACTAGATATGAAGGAGACTCCAGAAGATGTAGAAGATAATTTAATCATGTATCTTTTTAATATAATGGACGAAGATGAGGCAGAACGCCTTGCACAGACACTAACTTTAATGATATTTGAAAAGGAGACAAATAATGAGTATTAA
- a CDS encoding UDP-N-acetylmuramoyl-L-alanyl-D-glutamate--L-lysine ligase — MKANELFEKIKSKQVLGSLDREINDVTTDSRTAKEGSIFVATKGYTVDSHKFCQDVVNQGCKLIVVESEQEIEGDVTQVIVPKTRRVASLIVHKLYDYPSEQLTTYGVTGTNGKTSIATMIHQIHRKLGKGSAYLGTNGFQINEKVTKGENTTPETVTLTKKVHEAVEAGAEAMTLEVSSHGLALGRLSGVEFDVAIFSNLTQDHLDFHGTMEAYGHAKSLLFSQLGEDLRKEKFAVVNADDDFSEYLTSVTPYEVFTYGIHRPAQFKAERIQESLTGASFDFVTPDGTFHVDSPYVGKFNISNIMAAMTAVWGKGTPMQEIVDIVPQLEPVEGRLEVLDPSLPIDLIIDYAHTTDGIEKLIDAVKPFVKQKLIFLIGMAGERDLTKTPEMGKQACRADYVIFTPDNPANDDPKMLTAELAKGATHDNYVEYTDRAEGIRHAIDVAEPGDTVVLASKGREPYQIMPGHVKVPHRDDLIGLEAAYKKFGGGPSED, encoded by the coding sequence GTGAAAGCGAACGAATTGTTCGAAAAGATAAAATCGAAACAAGTGCTTGGCAGTTTAGATAGAGAAATTAATGATGTAACCACAGATTCTCGTACTGCAAAAGAAGGAAGTATCTTTGTAGCTACCAAAGGATATACAGTGGACAGCCACAAGTTCTGTCAGGATGTAGTGAATCAAGGATGCAAGTTGATTGTGGTAGAAAGTGAACAAGAAATTGAAGGAGACGTGACTCAAGTTATAGTTCCAAAAACGCGTCGTGTGGCCAGTTTAATTGTACATAAACTCTATGACTATCCGAGTGAACAACTTACAACTTATGGTGTCACAGGTACGAACGGTAAGACTTCTATTGCGACAATGATTCATCAAATTCATCGTAAATTAGGCAAAGGCAGTGCTTATTTAGGTACTAATGGCTTTCAAATTAATGAGAAAGTCACTAAAGGTGAAAATACAACACCTGAAACAGTCACATTAACAAAGAAAGTACACGAAGCGGTTGAGGCGGGCGCTGAAGCTATGACTTTAGAAGTATCCAGCCATGGACTTGCTTTAGGGCGCTTGAGCGGTGTAGAATTTGATGTTGCCATTTTTTCTAATTTGACTCAAGATCATTTAGATTTCCACGGTACCATGGAAGCATACGGTCATGCTAAATCTTTACTTTTCAGTCAACTGGGTGAAGATTTACGTAAAGAAAAATTCGCGGTAGTGAATGCAGATGATGATTTCTCAGAATATCTTACAAGTGTGACACCATATGAAGTATTTACATATGGGATTCATCGTCCAGCACAATTCAAAGCTGAGCGTATTCAAGAATCTCTGACAGGTGCGTCATTTGATTTTGTAACTCCAGACGGAACCTTCCATGTAGATTCTCCATATGTTGGAAAGTTCAATATTTCTAATATCATGGCAGCTATGACTGCGGTATGGGGTAAAGGCACTCCAATGCAAGAGATTGTTGACATTGTTCCTCAGTTAGAACCAGTAGAAGGACGATTAGAGGTATTGGATCCTAGCTTACCTATCGATTTGATTATCGACTATGCGCACACTACAGATGGTATCGAAAAATTAATCGATGCTGTTAAGCCGTTTGTAAAACAAAAATTAATCTTCCTAATTGGTATGGCGGGAGAAAGAGACCTTACGAAAACACCTGAAATGGGTAAACAAGCATGTCGAGCAGATTATGTGATTTTCACTCCGGACAATCCGGCTAATGATGATCCGAAGATGCTTACAGCTGAATTGGCTAAAGGTGCGACACATGATAATTACGTCGAGTATACAGATCGTGCTGAAGGTATCCGCCATGCTATCGATGTTGCTGAACCTGGAGATACTGTAGTATTAGCATCAAAAGGTCGCGAACCTTACCAAATTATGCCGGGTCATGTTAAAGTGCCACATCGCGATGATTTAATTGGGTTAGAAGCGGCTTACAAGAAATTCGGAGGTGGGCCTTCTGAAGATTAG
- a CDS encoding diglucosyl diacylglycerol synthase, translating into MVTQDKKILIITGSFGNGHLQVTNSVVNQLNEMNLKHLSVIEHDLFMEAHPILTSICKKYYINSFKYFRNSYKQFYYSRPDDVDKCFYKYYGLNKLINLLIKEKPDLILLTFPTPVMSVLTEQFNMNIPIATVMTDYRLHKNWVTPHSSRYYVATPDLKQEFMDIGIPENIIKVTGIPISEQFDEEIDTHAWMHKHHLDPERPTILMSAGAFGVSKGFEAMISDIIERTPNTQVVMICGRNKELKRSLRQQFKEYANVLILGYTHHMNEWMASSHLMVTKPGGITISEALARRIPLIFLDPAPGQELENACYFQSKGIGEVADTTEEAIQLITDLTQNEEALVEMTERMADLKVKYPTYKLCRDLLHLLDRSSQFEEIYGKVPMYAKLFLK; encoded by the coding sequence ATGGTTACTCAAGATAAGAAGATATTGATTATTACAGGGTCATTCGGTAACGGCCATTTGCAAGTAACCAATAGCGTTGTGAACCAATTGAATGAAATGAATCTGAAGCATCTTTCTGTGATTGAGCATGATTTATTTATGGAAGCACATCCTATTTTAACTTCTATTTGCAAAAAGTATTACATCAATAGTTTTAAATATTTTAGAAATTCTTACAAACAGTTTTATTATAGCCGCCCAGATGATGTAGATAAATGTTTTTACAAATACTACGGTTTAAATAAGCTTATTAATCTGCTGATAAAGGAAAAACCAGATTTGATATTGTTGACGTTCCCTACGCCGGTAATGTCAGTGTTGACAGAACAATTCAATATGAATATCCCTATTGCTACTGTAATGACAGACTATAGATTACATAAAAACTGGGTAACGCCCCACTCTTCTCGTTATTATGTAGCAACACCTGATTTAAAACAGGAATTTATGGATATCGGTATTCCAGAAAATATTATTAAAGTTACAGGAATTCCTATCTCTGAACAATTTGATGAAGAAATCGATACACACGCTTGGATGCATAAGCATCATCTTGATCCTGAGCGCCCTACTATTTTAATGTCTGCTGGTGCTTTTGGAGTTTCAAAAGGATTTGAAGCGATGATTTCTGATATTATCGAACGCACTCCTAACACTCAGGTTGTGATGATTTGCGGACGCAATAAAGAACTGAAACGCTCATTGCGCCAACAGTTTAAAGAATATGCGAATGTATTGATTTTAGGTTATACACATCATATGAACGAATGGATGGCCTCTTCTCATTTGATGGTGACAAAACCAGGCGGCATTACGATTTCAGAAGCTTTAGCTAGAAGAATCCCTTTGATTTTCTTAGATCCGGCACCAGGACAAGAATTAGAAAATGCATGTTATTTCCAATCTAAAGGTATCGGAGAAGTTGCGGACACAACTGAAGAAGCTATTCAACTGATTACTGATTTGACTCAAAATGAAGAAGCATTGGTTGAAATGACAGAAAGAATGGCAGATTTAAAGGTGAAATACCCTACTTATAAATTATGCCGAGATCTTCTGCATCTACTAGACCGTTCTTCACAATTCGAAGAAATTTACGGAAAGGTTCCTATGTATGCAAAGCTCTTCCTCAAGTAG